The Carassius gibelio isolate Cgi1373 ecotype wild population from Czech Republic chromosome B12, carGib1.2-hapl.c, whole genome shotgun sequence genome has a segment encoding these proteins:
- the ptges3l gene encoding putative protein PTGES3L, translating to MPKIVRPENCQPAKTLWYDRKKYLTINFVVQNPKDVQVDIQDTKIILSCKDIDDNNIYNEIEFYDRVFKSDSREKVFDRTINVLIRKVKENVAWPRLQKDLAKPAWLLVDFDNWRDWEHEEEEGMAEYEDYVDMLNDMKNKGEPPAMDDLDDLSD from the exons ATGCCAAAGATTGTGAGACCAGAGAATTG TCAACCAGCCAAAACACTGTGGTACGACCGGAAAAAGTATTTGACTATCAACTTTGTGGTTCAAAACCCCAAAGATGTTCAAGTAGATATCCAGGACACGAAAATAATTTTAAG ctgtAAAGACATAGATGACAACAATATCTACAATGAGATTGAATTTTATGACCGAGTATTTAAATCT GATTCAAGGGAGAAAGTCTTTGACCGGACAATTAATGTCTTGATAAGGAAAGTGAAGGAAAATGTGGCATGGCCTCGGCTCCAGAAAGATCTTGCAAAG cCCGCATGGCTGTTAGTAGACTTTGATAACTGGAGGGACTGGGAACATGAAGAGGAAGAGGGCATGGCAGAATATGAAGATTATGTGGAT ATGCTTAATGATATGAAGAACAAAGGAGAGCCTCCTGCCATGGATGACCTGGACGATCTT AGTGACTGA